In the Rhododendron vialii isolate Sample 1 chromosome 2a, ASM3025357v1 genome, GTCTTGAACTGAATCAATTGTTGTACTTATTTAcgcaaatatcaaaaaaattccttcaACTGTTATCAGACTATGCCATAGGCGGTGTGTTAGTACAATAAGGTAACCATACAAGATATGATAGCCGAAAGCTCAATGAGACCAAGAGGCACGGTCTAGTAGTGATGAAATTCATTCAGTGTTACAACGGAAACTAAACATGCTCCTTCCTTAAAGCTTAACTAAAAGAATCTCAGGTGGCGTAGCATTTTTTCTGCTATTTTGAGACAACAAGAGTACACTTCATTGGAATCTAATACAATCTGCTCCAAAAGACACAAGTGTAGTATTTATAATGTCATCTTCAACGACATTGTACTCCACAAATAGCACTGCTATTTTTGTCTAACAAATTCAGCACAGTGCTATTTGTATGCTGGATTGAGTTTTCGTGCACAGTGCTATTTAATTTAGAACTGTTGTGCCTAAATACCATGCTGCTTGAGATGATCATAAAAGAGGCATTGCAATTATACTGATGAGGTAAACTAGGCATTCGTCTTTTCTTTTGCTCGCTTGCCTCCTTTTTGTGTTCTCAACAGAGCTAATGATCAATCCCGACGTTCTTTTTACTGATTGATACATTGTAGAAGTGGAATCGTATTACTATATGAAGGGTTAATGCCATTTGTAGGTTCCTTTTGAAGTAACTGAATACAAAGGCAACATGAAAACTGCACCAGAATGGTTTGGCGATAGATCACTTCTAGATGCTGTACTAAAAATTCTAGGCAGGAGAGCACGCAGCACAAACCTCAAGAAATCAACGTTTAGAAGGATTCTTGGACATGTTAGGAAAACTTCTGGTGGAAAAGTTGGCATTTATGGAGTCGATGGAATTGGCAAGACTACCGTGCTGAAAGCATTGATCGGCTGTCCAGAAATAAAAAGCTCGTTTGATACTGTCATCTATGTAAGTATCTCTAGGTATTGGAGCAGAAGAAAGTTACTGAATGATATCGCACGACAATTGTCACTAGATTTGTTGAACTCTGAAACTGACGATGAAGTTGCAGAAAAGTTGCTTGAATCTTTGCAAAGCAGAAAATTTCTATTGCTTTTGGATGATGTTTTCGAGTACATTGATTTGGAGGCTGTTGGGGTTCCTTCTAAGGATATGAAAACTGGTTCCAAGATAGTATTGGCAGCTCAAGAAGTGGATGTTTGTAGTATTATGGGAGTAAGCAAGGCTATCAAAATAGCAAATCTCTCATCCGAAGAAGCTTGGGCGTTATTTCGTGATCAAGTGGGTGGAGTTGTTGATTCCACAAATATACAGCCCATTGCTCAAGCTATAGTCAATGAGTGCCACGGTATACCACTCAATCTCATTGCAACCGGAAAAGCCTTGAGAAATGTGAACAATGCTATAATCTGGAAGCTTACATTACACGATTTTCAGTCTATTGGTGGAAACGACAGTGAAAATACATTACGGCTGTTGAAATTTTCTTACGACCGCTTGAATGGACCAGTTACTAAGAGCTGCTTCCTCTTTTCTGCATTGTATCAAGAAGGCCATGAAATTAAGGTTTCCGAATTGATACAGCATTGGATCCAAGAGAGGCTGATTACCGGACACTTAGCAGATGTGAATAAGAAGGGGCAAAAGATTGTTAAAGATCTTGTGGGTGCTTCTTTATTGGAGTCCTCTTCCGATGGAGTTTTTGTCAAGATGCATCAAGTGATTAGGGACCTTGCATTGTCAATTATCTCAACAAAACCTGAAAATTTTCAGTTCTTGGCGAAAACCTGTCTGAGGGCAACAAGTGAAGGAAACGAGCAAGTGTTAATGAGGCAAGGTATAGTCTTGTCAAGATCTTTTGCGGGGTTAAAAGAGGCACCGGAAGAGAAAGAATGGAAAGGAATTGAAATGGTTTTCTTGATGGGGAATTGTATTTCTCGGTTGCCCGAAAACTGAGTTGCCCTCATCTTGTGATGCTTTCCCTTGAGGGCAATGTGAAATTGACAGCAATACCCGACTCGTTCTTTGATGGAATTCAAAATCTTCAAGTTGTAAATTTGTCAAACACCAGAATTAGGATGCTGCCAACATCGTTTTTTGGGCTGAGTAAACTTCAAGCATTAGTCTTACGCGATTGTCCCCTTTTCATGGACCTCCCGCCTGAAATAGGAGATCTAGAGCATCTTGAGTTGCTTGATCTTCAAGGCACGGATGTTAATAACCTCCCCAACGAGGTTGGGAAATTGGGTTTTCTCAAGATATTGCGAGTCTCCTTCTACGGCCCGGTTGAATGTATCAAGCAAGTGAAGCTTTCACAGGCACTGTTATCTCACGAAACCATATCAAGCCTCCTTTTACTAAATGAGCTAAGCATTAGTGCTCGGCCAGGTGATCCTAGGTGGAATAACATTGCTGAATCAGTGACTGAGGAGGTGACTTATTTGAAGGGGTTGATTAGTCTTCATTTCTACTTCCCAGATGCAGATATCCTGGAGCTCTTTATCCGAAGAAGCGCCTCATGGACTCTAAAATCCTTGACCAAGTTCAAGTTCGTCGTTGGCCTTAACATCTTCCACATTGTGTCAGAAGTCCCAAAAGAGGTGGAATTCGACTATGACAAAGAAGACCGGTGCTTGAGATACATGAATGGTGATAGTACAATACACGATGCAATTGTAAGAGTTCTAAATCGTGCCTCTGCATTCTACTTAGACAATCACTTCACAGTAAACAGTCTTTCAGAGTTTGGGCTTGACAATATGAAGGAATTGAAATTTTGTATAGCGACGGAATGTCCATGTATTCAGGTACTTGTCGATGCCAACAACGATGCTGAAAGTGTTTTACCGCTTTTGGAACGACTGAGTATGCATTGTTTGTGGAACCTGAAAAGCATCTGCAAGGGTTTGGTGCCTCGAGGAAGTTTCAACCGGCTGAAGTCCTTGTCAGTTCACAAGTGTCCTAAACTGACGTATGTCTTCACGGAGACCTTGCTTGATCATTTTTCCAATTTGGAAGAATTGGTAGTTGAAGACTGTGAATCTGTCAAAGCGATAGTAAAAACAGAAGCGGATTCAGATGAAGGATTTTCTGCATCGCTCACCGTATTGAATGTAATGACGGTTAAGCACCTGCCCGAGTTGCGCAGGATTGGGAATGGACCATGGTCATTATTGGAGCAAGTCAACATATACAACTGCCCAAAGTTGAATCTGGGTGATTTTTTCCGGTCAGCCGGTGCTGTGTGAAGGAGATTAGAGCAGAGAATGGCTGGTGGGATGCTTTGTACTGGGAAGAAACTACACTACTGTCGAAACTGCAATCAAAGTTCGTCGCTGTGAATCATGAAGATTGGCAGAGGTGATCGAATCATTATTTTGGATACGGAGGTTTTCAAGAGCTCGATATCTTCAAATCCGTCGAAAGGTTGaacttttctttggtttttttggCCTATTGGCATtgcaatttttcaaaacaaaggaAATTCTGATTTAGTTCAAGGATCATATACTGTTTATGTTTTGTCTTTAAATGTTTCTTACTCCAAATGCAATTTCTTTTCAACGTGCAAGAAACCTGAACTAGCCTAATCGAAACGGGATAGGAAATGAGATCTTACGGTGAGAATCGAACCTATTTAGTTTTGATCTAAGGCACTGCTTAGAACTattggaaaggaaaggaaaggaaaagagagggaaaatgtgaagaaaattgattcttttctcttgtttggttgtagaaagaaattgaaaagaaattatGAGGAAATTAtatttctcttgtttggttttaagaggaaaacagaaaggaaatgaaatttttttaactacCTTTAATCACGCCTCACGCCTGAGAgctttctcctttctttttatttttctcagtGTTCCAGagcttttccctttcttttcctttctattttcttttcctttccctgaCATAGGAACCAAACACCCCctgaggaaatttttttattttctttcattttccataGGTTCCTGCCTAATAAATTTAGCCTTTCTCAtatatgattttattttgtacGAGTTGAGCCCTCTCATTTGATGGGTTTAATTAGAATAATTCTAAATTTTATAGATCTACAGTGATGGTATACACTACATAATTTTGGGCCCtcttttttagaaattttttgaaggTCCAAAACGATCACCTTGCTGACTGAcactaacatttttttttttctaacattATCAACAAGTCGATAGGAACACTATGGATAGAAACTTAGAAAGTGAGGCGAGTTACTTTCACATAAATAAAGCTCCCCACTACTAATCTAAACCAAATTGGAAAAATCGAATTGATTTTAgcagcggatcaaaaaaataaaaattaaaaaaataggataatgattgagtaatgattgaatataggggtaatgattggtgATAGAtaaagagagatgagaaagtattaattaaaaaaatatgataataatttttaaaaatataaaataataattaaaaataaaattaaaactaaaactaaacctTTAACCGAACAAATCCTTTGATTTTAGCATGTGTTGTGATTATCGTCAAAATCATTCCACaaaatggaaagagaaaaagtacTATGTGGTCTTTGTTACTCCCTTCCAAGTAGACCATGAGTATTCTCGTTCTTAAGCAATCCAATCAAGATGGGAAGATCGCTGCTGTTGCTTTGATTTTCAGCCCAAGAACGACAGCACAAAATCACGGAAAAGGAAATCCATTTGCACATTATCATACGCTCTTGTTTCATACCCAGATTTCATCGAACCCTAATCCTCCTCACGTTATTCCGACAACGAATTGGACGCAACTGCAGAAATTTTTGTCGGAGAAATCTAAAACGGGTTTCGATAAGCTCGACGATGCTCTTTGTTTGTTCCACAGTATTATCTTACCAAGGCCTCTTCCCTTGTCCCTTGCTTCTATAGGGTCTGCATATGGTTTGTCTGTCTTCAGCATTATGTAGGGTAGCTTAGCTTTCTTCTTCCTTAGATAGATCCTTGTTATTACGCTTAACGCCAAAATGGTGTTCATGTTGTATGACTATTTGAAACATTTTCGTAATGATGGGTATGGTGGCTCTGCCTTCTTGAGCAGTCAGTTTTGTGTTCTCATTTTTCccattttgtgcatattctccAATACATTGGTTTGTTTAATATGGATTTGCGATGCTCGGGCTTTTACCATTTTCACCTTGTTCTTGATGCTTTCTGCAGCTGTTTTAGCTTGCTGTTGCTATTCATGTCGAGATGTTGGATAATTTGGTTGGAGTGCGATTGCATGGTATTGGAGGAAAAGTTTGAACTTGTGGATTCTCAATGGAATAAGGTGTGTGATTTGTCATCAGCACTTCAGTCTCTCCTCCCTTTAATGAGATTCAAATGTATTTAGAGCcttcatttgttttctttattcatttcttattttctgCTGTGGACTTCTTCTACTCCTTGTCGTAGACTTCTGCTCTTTTTTTCAATATAATTCCCTCTTTATTGCTGAAAGAAAGAGGACATAGGCATAGCCATCGATTAGAAGCTAATCAGAAGATCTTTCAAAACCTAACAGTTAGACTGTTGTTTACTTGTTTCAATGTAAAGATAAAGATTATACTTTAGTGCTATGGTGAAAGAATATCAGAAGCGTGATAAACGTTCTTTAATATGTCTGCAGCCAAGGGTTGATGGCCTGATCTGGGGTTGATGtatttatcaaaaagaaaattcttgGGTTGGACTGGGGATTGTGTTAGAAGGATCCACTGTTATTTTGACCCTTGACTGCTCAAGAGTTTGGGTTGATGATAACTGTTCTGTTTCGGGTGTCCCTGTAATAGAGTTTGAAGTTGGTTGATCTGTCCCTTATGACATTGATTTGGTTTTCTTACGACAGCGTTCAAGTTTATGTTTGATGAGAGAGGCATTGTGAATGTCATGCCTGAAATTGAATGACAATCGATGGCTTACCTCCAATAGATGGCTTTTTTGAGGCTTCTGATTGTCATGTGAATATCACTGCGTGTCTGCGTCAGCCTTACCTCCTATACTTCGATGCATAATAACTGCCCCGTGGCATCCATTATGCTGGTTAGtatgactaaaaaaaagaataggaagaCAAATCTCTCTTGATTATATCCTACTTCAGATGTCCAATTAACTTAAATGCtcatcaaatttttaaaaaaatgagcgaCTCTGGTCATAAAGATGACATGGTTGTGTGTGGGGGCACTAAGACTACTGAATTAACACCTCCCTTCTTTCAAAAACAATTGGCATATGGAAATATTATGACTGGTTATGTTTCGTCTTTACTGAACTAGTTAGTTGTTAATGTCACACTAATAAATCGATGGACCTTTAGAACCTAGGCAGATAAATGTCACCGTTGAAGTTTCTACTTTCTGACCTGGGTAGGTTGTATTGTACTTCCTCcattccaatttgtttgtccaatttgggGAATACAACTTTTTTAAAGAACAATCATTGCACCTGCTCAACTTTTTAAAAGTTGCCCTCCtaactattttcaaaaaggtTACTTTAGTTCAAATGGCAAGGTACAAAAAAggaattttgtagtttttggtcCCTTAATCTTCCAAAGTAGGAAAAGTTTTTGCGTGCAAATAGGGTACAGGACACGTGGTACCCAGCGCGCATTCGAAGCGCGCATTCAAGCCGTCTGAACATGTTTTGGACGGCCAGGATttgagagtgagagaaagaggagagagagtgtttgttTGACAAGGAGagttttggacggcttggatgcaCACCAGGTATCACGTGTCCCATACCATATTTGTATCCAAAAACTTCTCCCAAAGTAAACAAATATTTCGGGACAAGTATAAGTccaaaaatagacaaacaaattgggacggaggggtATCATATATGAAGATGTCTATATAAGACGAATAAGAAGGAATTAACCCAACTACCTTACTGATCCACAAAGTGTAATTCCCCCATGGCGAACGTTCATTTGGTTATGGCGGCCGTTGTGGTGGTGCttcttgtttctctctcctctgcttctacttctgcttctgctattagtaccaaacaacaaaaacaatccCTGAGGTTCAGCGAAAAGGGGGAGTTCAGGATATTGCAGGTAGCGGATATGCACTATGCAAACGGAAAGACTACTCCGTGTAAGGACGTGTTGCCGCAGCAGTTTGCAGGTTGCTCCGACCTCAATACCACCACCTTCCTCCACCGCATAATTGCTGCCATCAAACCTCACCTCATCGTTTTCACTGGTACGCCCCCCACCACCACAGTCCACACCTTTAGTGGATTTCACGTTTACTCCTCTTTTCTACTGACCTCATTCCGTGAAACCACAAATGATTAGTACACACCTACCAACCACATCCCTCTCAcatatgtgagaggggtgttgTTGGGGTgtgtgtatgtagcattccgTGAGATTGTATTTGAATATGATTTGACTGTTCATTCAATTTCctagaattgaaaaccagaaTTGTCATGGTGTTAGTGCAATCGATAATTAGTCCAAGAAGCAAAACTCTAAAACTGCACAAATAAGTTGCACACACATTTTACCCAAACTCTCAAAAGGGTGGGGAGTGTGTGTGGCCCTCACATTCCAATATGGGTACTTGTGTAAGATTTTGTAGAAAAATTCATCCCAGAAACTATCAACATGAATGGTGATGTAATTAATGCATATAAAAGattagaggggaaaaaaatctattttgcaAAATTTTGATGATGCAATTGGAGCATGTTGAAGATATGATTTATGGCTTGGATCTGGAACGTGGAGTAACTCATttcctacaatttttttttttttttggaactgtAACTCATTTCCTTTAATTACCTAACATGACTGTATTCTTCACCTATGAACATAAGGTTATTGCAGGGGACAACCATCTTGAGCTTACATACTTGAAGAAATGTTCCTAATCTTGCGTATGCCTAAGTTTAACGCGTGCTCTCCATTTGGTTATTGCAGGGGACAACATCTTTGGATTTGATGCAAAAGATGCAGTATACTCCCTGAATGCTGTGTTTTCCCCTGCAGTTTCATCCAACATCCCTTGGGCTGCTGTTTTGGGAAACCGTGACCAAGAATCTACGCTTTCGAGGGCAGGGGTCATGAAACATATCGTTGGTATGAAGCACACCTTGTCTCAGTTTAATCCTCCTGAGGTTGACAATATTGATGGTTTCGGGAACTATAATCTGGAAGTCCGCGGGGTTGAGGGTTCAGCTTTTGAAAATAAATCAGTTCTCAATCTCTATTTC is a window encoding:
- the LOC131316514 gene encoding probable inactive purple acid phosphatase 29; its protein translation is MANVHLVMAAVVVVLLVSLSSASTSASAISTKQQKQSLRFSEKGEFRILQVADMHYANGKTTPCKDVLPQQFAGCSDLNTTTFLHRIIAAIKPHLIVFTGDNIFGFDAKDAVYSLNAVFSPAVSSNIPWAAVLGNRDQESTLSRAGVMKHIVGMKHTLSQFNPPEVDNIDGFGNYNLEVRGVEGSAFENKSVLNLYFLDSGDYSTVPSIPGYGWIKLSQQLWFQNTSKKLQRAYKNKPEAQEAPAPGLAYFHIPLLEFAIFDSSNFTGVKQEGISSASVNSGFFTTMVEAGDVKAVFVGHGHINDFCGELTGIHLCYGGGFGYHAYGKAGWDRRARVVAASLEKTEKGGWGGVKSIKTRKHLDNQLLTAVDVQVLWSH
- the LOC131317146 gene encoding disease resistance protein RUN1-like, with product MLSLEGNVKLTAIPDSFFDGIQNLQVVNLSNTRIRMLPTSFFGLSKLQALVLRDCPLFMDLPPEIGDLEHLELLDLQGTDVNNLPNEVGKLGFLKILRVSFYGPVECIKQVKLSQALLSHETISSLLLLNELSISARPGDPRWNNIAESVTEEVTYLKGLISLHFYFPDADILELFIRRSASWTLKSLTKFKFVVGLNIFHIVSEVPKEVEFDYDKEDRCLRYMNGDSTIHDAIVRVLNRASAFYLDNHFTVNSLSEFGLDNMKELKFCIATECPCIQVLVDANNDAESVLPLLERLSMHCLWNLKSICKGLVPRGSFNRLKSLSVHKCPKLTYVFTETLLDHFSNLEELVVEDCESVKAIVKTEADSDEGFSASLTVLNVMTVKHLPELRRIGNGPWSLLEQVNIYNCPKLNLGDFFRSAGAV
- the LOC131317145 gene encoding probable disease resistance protein At4g27220, producing the protein MDFLSQKYLFTDGGAVNSLFAAPTNHNRPKVPFEVTEYKGNMKTAPEWFGDRSLLDAVLKILGRRARSTNLKKSTFRRILGHVRKTSGGKVGIYGVDGIGKTTVLKALIGCPEIKSSFDTVIYVSISRYWSRRKLLNDIARQLSLDLLNSETDDEVAEKLLESLQSRKFLLLLDDVFEYIDLEAVGVPSKDMKTGSKIVLAAQEVDVCSIMGVSKAIKIANLSSEEAWALFRDQVGGVVDSTNIQPIAQAIVNECHGIPLNLIATGKALRNVNNAIIWKLTLHDFQSIGGNDSENTLRLLKFSYDRLNGPVTKSCFLFSALYQEGHEIKVSELIQHWIQERLITGHLADVNKKGQKIVKDLVGASLLESSSDGVFVKMHQVIRDLALSIISTKPENFQFLAKTCLRATSEGNEQVLMRQGIVLSRSFAGLKEAPEEKEWKGIEMVFLMGNCISRLPEN